The Novipirellula artificiosorum genome segment CAAGGACTCAAGAAATGACAATTTGCATCCCGCGTTTATTCCAGTGCTTGCTGTTGTTAGGATTGGCGTTGCCCATTTTGGCCGCCCAAGAAACAGAAGCACAAGGCGACGCCAATCAGGTGAAAGACCAGCAGAGGCAACAGGTAATCGACAAGTTCAACCAAGTTCATGAAGTCGACCAGCAAGTTGTCTCGGAATTTAAAAGCGTCGTTCGTGATATCAAACCGAGCGTCTCTCCGGCCAAACCTCGCAAGTTGTTGGTCTATGCTGTAAGCCACGGTCCTCATCGCTTTGTCATTCCCACCGGCAAGGTCGTTCTGGAGATGCTCGGTCAAGAAACCGGCGCCTACTCAGCCGTAGTCAGCGACGATCTGGCCCATTTCGAACCGGATGCGCTGAAGCAATTCGACTCCGTCTGTTTCGCCAACACGACAGGCGAAGTATTTTACCGTCCCATCGCCCGGCACCTGTTCGACGAACTCTCGGCGGAGCAGCAGGCAGCTCAAGTGGCCAACGCCCAGCGTTTGGTCAAGAACCTGACCGAATATGTCAGAAACGGCGGCGGTTTCCTTGGCATTCACGCGGCTACTGATACGCTCAAAAAATCTCCTGCCTATGGCGAAATGATCGGCGGCTACTTCGACGGGCATCCCTGGTCAGGGAGCCAGACGGTGAGCATTCGGATTGAGCAGCCCGATCACGCACTATGCAAAGATATTTTTAAGGGTGAAGGGTTCTCGATCGCGGAAGAGATCTACCAGATGAAAGAGCCCTACTCGCGAGACGAACTGCATGTCCTTTTATCCGTTGATGTCGACCATTCCGACAAGCCGACCAAACCACTCAAGCGAGAAGACAAGGATTATCCCATCAGCTGGTTTAAGGAGTACGGGAAAGGACGCGTGTTCTATTCCTCTCTCGGGCATAACAAATCCACGTTCCACAATCCGTTGGTGATTCAACACTGGCTCGAGGGTCTGCAATACGTGTTGGGAGACAAGCCTGGTGAAGACTGACAGGCGTGACCTCCCCAACCAATATTTCCGCAGCACTTATTCAGGATCAACGAGAACCATCACCGGATTATTATCATGAACCAATTGAATTCAAACTTGTCGCGTCGGGAATGCTTGAGGCTGAGCTTGCTAAGTGCCGGGTCTCTGGCTTGGCCGCGGTGTGCTATCGGGCAGACGTCTGATGCAAATTCGAAACTGAATGTGGCTATGATTGGCGGTGGCGGAATCGCACAAACGGCTTTCGGGGATTGTCGGCGTGAAAACGTGGTAGCGATCACCGACGTAGATGATGTCTCGGGAGCACTTGGTTTCGATGCCTTCCCGAACGCGAAACGA includes the following:
- a CDS encoding ThuA domain-containing protein yields the protein MTICIPRLFQCLLLLGLALPILAAQETEAQGDANQVKDQQRQQVIDKFNQVHEVDQQVVSEFKSVVRDIKPSVSPAKPRKLLVYAVSHGPHRFVIPTGKVVLEMLGQETGAYSAVVSDDLAHFEPDALKQFDSVCFANTTGEVFYRPIARHLFDELSAEQQAAQVANAQRLVKNLTEYVRNGGGFLGIHAATDTLKKSPAYGEMIGGYFDGHPWSGSQTVSIRIEQPDHALCKDIFKGEGFSIAEEIYQMKEPYSRDELHVLLSVDVDHSDKPTKPLKREDKDYPISWFKEYGKGRVFYSSLGHNKSTFHNPLVIQHWLEGLQYVLGDKPGED